Proteins found in one Flavobacterium channae genomic segment:
- a CDS encoding HesB/IscA family protein yields the protein MIKVSDTASKKIIAMMQEDGFDAAKDYVRVGVKSGGCSGLSYDLKFDKEIGENDKIFEDNNVKIAVEKKSFLYLAGTILEFSGGLNGKGFVFNNPNAQRTCGCGESFSL from the coding sequence ATGATTAAAGTATCTGATACAGCAAGTAAAAAAATCATCGCTATGATGCAAGAAGATGGTTTTGATGCAGCCAAAGATTACGTACGAGTAGGCGTAAAAAGTGGTGGTTGCTCGGGTTTGTCTTATGATTTAAAATTTGACAAAGAAATAGGAGAAAACGATAAAATATTTGAAGATAATAATGTAAAAATTGCCGTTGAGAAAAAGAGTTTTCTTTATTTGGCAGGAACTATATTAGAGTTTTCAGGTGGTTTAAACGGAAAAGGATTTGTGTTTAACAATCCAAACGCACAAAGAACGTGTGGATGTGGAGAGAGTTTCTCTCTATAA
- a CDS encoding S8 family peptidase: protein MKRIFRPLYLSLAFAFALASCGTQQMVSTPVENIDNLPLKTTPVAEKDLQRWSHLDLVKDTLPGMSVDKAYTELLKGKKGKKVIVGIVDSGVDINHEDLKAVIWTNQKEIAGNGIDDDKNGYIDDIHGWNFLGNAVHEQLEMTRIVKKGPGTPEYDKAKTELAEELKGIQPQKQQLDFILNAEKALVGYFKKSDFTLEEVKAIPATETSLSQAKAVFTQVLSNSTKADFDKQIEEFKDYIYGQVNYNLNVDFDGRKIVGDNPDDLKDTKYGNNNVVGPEPKEAKHGTHVAGIVAQVRGNNKGGDGVTNNAEIMALRAVPNGDEYDKDIALAIRYAADNGAKVINGSFGKYYSQHKEWVMDAIKYAESKDVLVVIAAGNESYDLDVKNKYPNDTYDGSPEYAKNVLIIGALSPTYGTKMIASFSNYGKNNVDIYAPGDKIYATTPLNTYEYLQGTSMASPNVAGVATLIRSYYPSLTAVQVKQIIMESGTPLKNTVTIGEDKHKANFADASKSGRIVNAYNALVLAAKMAKK from the coding sequence ATGAAGAGAATTTTTAGACCGCTTTACTTAAGTTTAGCTTTTGCATTCGCATTAGCAAGCTGCGGAACTCAGCAAATGGTTTCAACTCCGGTTGAAAATATTGATAACTTACCCTTAAAAACTACTCCAGTCGCAGAAAAAGATTTGCAACGTTGGAGTCATTTAGACTTAGTTAAAGACACGCTTCCAGGTATGAGTGTTGACAAAGCTTACACGGAACTTTTAAAAGGTAAAAAAGGTAAAAAAGTTATCGTTGGTATCGTAGATTCAGGTGTTGATATCAACCACGAAGATTTAAAAGCGGTGATTTGGACCAATCAAAAAGAAATTGCAGGTAACGGAATTGACGATGACAAAAACGGTTATATCGACGATATTCACGGGTGGAATTTCTTAGGAAATGCTGTTCATGAGCAATTAGAAATGACACGTATCGTTAAAAAAGGTCCTGGAACTCCTGAATATGACAAAGCAAAAACAGAATTAGCAGAAGAATTAAAAGGAATTCAACCTCAAAAACAACAATTAGATTTCATTCTAAATGCTGAAAAAGCCTTAGTGGGCTATTTCAAAAAGAGTGATTTTACATTAGAAGAAGTAAAAGCAATTCCTGCAACAGAAACTTCATTATCTCAAGCTAAAGCTGTTTTTACACAAGTTTTAAGTAATAGCACAAAAGCGGATTTTGATAAACAAATTGAAGAATTCAAAGATTATATCTACGGACAAGTTAACTACAACTTAAACGTTGATTTTGATGGAAGAAAAATCGTTGGTGACAATCCAGATGATTTAAAAGATACTAAATACGGAAACAACAATGTAGTAGGTCCAGAGCCAAAAGAAGCAAAACATGGAACGCACGTAGCTGGAATTGTAGCGCAAGTTAGAGGTAATAATAAAGGTGGTGATGGTGTTACGAATAATGCTGAAATCATGGCGTTAAGAGCCGTTCCAAATGGAGATGAGTATGACAAGGATATTGCGTTGGCTATTCGCTATGCTGCAGATAATGGTGCGAAAGTAATCAATGGTTCTTTTGGAAAATACTATTCACAACACAAAGAATGGGTTATGGATGCCATCAAATATGCTGAATCAAAAGACGTTTTAGTAGTTATCGCTGCTGGAAACGAATCTTATGATTTAGATGTAAAAAACAAATATCCAAACGATACCTATGATGGAAGTCCAGAATACGCTAAAAACGTATTAATCATTGGAGCGCTTTCTCCAACTTACGGAACTAAAATGATAGCAAGTTTTTCTAACTACGGAAAAAACAATGTAGATATTTATGCTCCAGGAGATAAAATTTATGCTACTACTCCATTAAATACCTATGAATATTTACAAGGAACTTCAATGGCTTCTCCTAACGTAGCTGGTGTTGCAACATTAATTCGTTCTTACTATCCAAGTTTAACTGCAGTTCAAGTTAAGCAAATCATCATGGAAAGCGGAACACCATTAAAAAACACAGTTACAATTGGTGAAGATAAGCATAAAGCAAACTTTGCAGACGCTTCTAAATCGGGAAGAATTGTTAATGCCTACAACGCTTTAGTTTTAGCAGCTAAAATGGCAAAAAAATAA
- the sufB gene encoding Fe-S cluster assembly protein SufB — translation MSKYTEDDLKVELENKEYEYGFYTELDSETFPIGLNEDIVRAISKKKEEPEWMTEWRLEAFRAWQEMEEPEWANVNYEKPDFQAISYYSAPKKADPNKKLEDVDPELLAMYKKLGISVDEQKKMNNVAIDIVVDSVSVATTFKKTLAEKGIIFMSISEAIKEHPELVRKHLGTVVPMKDNFYAALNSAVFSDGSFCYIPKGVKCPMELSTYFRINQGGTGQFERTLLVADEDSYVSYLEGCTAPSRDENQLHAAVVELIAMDGAEIKYSTVQNWYPGNKEGKGGVYNFVTKRGLCEKNAKISWTQVETGSAVTWKYPSCVLKGDNSIGEFYSIAVTNNFQQADTGTKMIHLGKNTKSTIISKGISAGKSQNSYRGLVQIGARAENARNFSQCDSLLMGNNCGAHTFPYIESKNASAKIEHEATTSKIGEDQVFYCNQRGIPTEKAIALIVNGFSREVLNKLPMEFAVEAQKLLEISLEGSVG, via the coding sequence ATGAGTAAGTATACAGAAGACGACTTAAAAGTCGAATTAGAAAATAAAGAATACGAATACGGATTTTACACCGAATTGGACTCGGAAACGTTTCCTATTGGCTTAAATGAAGACATTGTTCGTGCGATTTCGAAGAAAAAAGAAGAGCCTGAATGGATGACCGAATGGCGTTTGGAAGCTTTTCGCGCTTGGCAAGAAATGGAAGAGCCAGAATGGGCAAACGTAAATTACGAAAAACCAGATTTTCAGGCGATTTCGTATTATTCGGCACCTAAAAAAGCGGATCCGAATAAAAAATTAGAAGACGTTGACCCAGAACTTTTGGCGATGTACAAAAAGTTAGGAATTTCGGTTGATGAGCAAAAGAAAATGAATAACGTGGCGATTGATATCGTAGTAGATTCGGTTTCTGTGGCAACGACTTTCAAGAAAACATTGGCTGAAAAAGGAATTATTTTCATGAGTATTTCCGAAGCTATTAAAGAGCATCCAGAATTAGTACGCAAGCATTTAGGAACAGTTGTTCCCATGAAAGACAACTTTTATGCAGCTTTAAACTCAGCCGTTTTCTCGGACGGAAGTTTTTGTTATATTCCAAAAGGAGTGAAGTGTCCAATGGAATTATCTACGTATTTTCGTATCAATCAAGGAGGAACAGGACAATTTGAAAGAACACTTTTAGTTGCCGATGAAGATAGTTATGTATCCTATTTAGAAGGTTGTACAGCGCCTAGTCGTGATGAAAACCAATTGCACGCAGCAGTTGTAGAATTAATTGCAATGGACGGAGCTGAAATCAAATATTCAACCGTTCAAAACTGGTATCCAGGAAATAAAGAAGGAAAAGGCGGGGTTTATAACTTTGTAACTAAAAGAGGTTTGTGCGAGAAAAACGCAAAAATTTCTTGGACACAAGTAGAAACAGGTTCGGCTGTAACTTGGAAATATCCATCATGTGTATTAAAAGGCGATAATTCAATCGGAGAGTTTTATTCGATTGCGGTTACAAATAACTTCCAACAAGCGGATACCGGAACAAAAATGATTCATTTGGGAAAAAACACCAAATCGACCATTATTTCAAAAGGTATTTCAGCTGGAAAATCACAAAACAGTTATAGAGGATTAGTTCAGATAGGAGCAAGAGCAGAAAATGCTCGTAACTTCTCACAATGTGACTCATTGTTAATGGGAAATAATTGTGGTGCACACACTTTTCCATATATCGAAAGTAAAAATGCTTCGGCAAAAATCGAACACGAAGCTACGACTTCAAAAATTGGAGAAGACCAAGTGTTCTATTGTAACCAACGCGGAATCCCAACCGAAAAAGCCATCGCTTTAATCGTAAACGGTTTCAGTAGAGAAGTATTGAATAAATTACCAATGGAATTCGCAGTTGAAGCTCAGAAATTATTGGAAATATCGTTAGAAGGTTCAGTAGGATAG
- a CDS encoding MBL fold metallo-hydrolase: MKLHPIEAGNFKLDGGAMFGVVPKTIWNKTNPADENNLIDIAARCLLIEDGNRLILIDTGMGNKQSEKFFGYYSLWGDHSLDKSLKNAGFHRDDITDVFMTHLHFDHCGGSVNWNKDKTGYEVAFKNAKFWTNENHWEWATKPNAREKASFLHENLFPMQESGQLHFINRPDSDFGFSNELGFDIFYADGHTEKQMLPHINYNGKTIVFCADLLATAGHIPIPYVMGYDTRPLLTLDEKAKFMNAAADNNYYLWLEHDAHNEIITVERTEKGVRLKEVFRCEDILK; the protein is encoded by the coding sequence ATGAAATTACATCCTATTGAAGCTGGAAATTTTAAATTAGACGGTGGTGCTATGTTTGGTGTGGTACCTAAAACCATTTGGAATAAAACCAATCCGGCCGACGAAAATAACCTAATTGATATCGCTGCGAGATGCTTATTAATTGAAGACGGAAACCGATTGATTTTAATTGACACCGGAATGGGAAATAAACAATCGGAAAAATTCTTTGGTTATTATTCACTTTGGGGCGACCATTCGTTAGATAAATCGTTAAAAAATGCTGGTTTTCATCGCGATGATATTACCGATGTTTTCATGACGCATTTGCATTTTGACCATTGTGGTGGAAGCGTAAATTGGAACAAAGATAAAACCGGTTACGAAGTCGCATTTAAAAATGCAAAATTTTGGACAAATGAAAACCATTGGGAATGGGCAACGAAACCAAACGCGCGTGAAAAAGCTTCTTTTTTACACGAGAATTTATTTCCAATGCAAGAAAGTGGCCAATTGCATTTCATAAATCGTCCTGATAGTGATTTTGGGTTTTCAAATGAATTAGGTTTTGATATATTTTACGCTGATGGTCATACCGAAAAACAAATGTTACCGCACATCAACTACAACGGAAAAACCATTGTTTTTTGTGCCGACTTACTAGCAACTGCTGGACATATTCCAATTCCATATGTGATGGGTTACGACACTAGACCTTTGTTGACATTGGATGAAAAAGCAAAATTCATGAACGCTGCGGCTGATAATAATTATTATTTATGGTTAGAGCACGACGCTCACAATGAAATTATTACGGTAGAGCGAACCGAAAAAGGGGTGCGTTTGAAAGAAGTTTTCAGATGTGAAGACATTTTAAAATAA